The sequence AGTCAAAATGTAATGGTTTCTGatcaattaaaaatttaaataatatatcaACAATTTTTTTATGGAAGAATAATTATCTTCTTggattttgttcctttttttatttttaaaaatattttttgaattgacTATAATGCTCTTGATGTACATACCCATAATTTTTAGGTTATTTTACTTTtttgtaaaattttaaaaatcagatATTTATCAAAGCACATATTATCCAACTCATCCTTTgtattttcttcttcatgttctaATTTATTCTTTTCTTAACATAAAAGTAAGATATAGATATACTCAATAACTTATTGACATTGATCTAAATATTTTAGATACACTGCTATAAAATTTACATCTTATCTTAGTGATCCTATTCTTCTGATCAAATCAAAACATTTGATGCACTGCCTAAATGGATTATTATAACATGTTATAAAATAAGGTAAGTATCTGAACCTTTGTTTGTTTAAGAATACATCAAGAACAAAGTCACTTGGTTGATGGGGCTAATAAGTTCAATGCAATATAGTTGTTCAATACATATATAATCTAATGTAGTAGTACTTGGGAGTTTTAGTCAAACCCCTAACTTAATTATTATTTGGATTAAATTTGTGGTAAATAGTTCTATAGGACCAAACCCTACATTTATGAGTGGTACTTCATTGGTACATACATGCACTCCTATGCATTATCAATCTGCATATCCTATGCATGCATGAAGACATATCTGAAGTTACTACGAATACTGAAGCTAAAACATCAAAACAACAACAAAATGATGGTTTATGAAGCCATAATCTACTACATATGCTTCAGGACAGTTCACTAGTACAGTAACAATGGCTTCAAATAAAGCACCAACACAAAATAgacatcagagagagagagagagggagagggagtttGGAAGCATAGGAAGGGAGCCCTTTGAGTGTCCAAAAGAGAGAAAGAACAGCATCCTACAAGAAGCTTTTCTCCTTAAGCCAAGTCCTCTGTGAAGTGTGCACTCTTCTCCTTCATTAAGAAGAGCAGCTCCTCGCACCTAGTCGACCTCCCACTGCTTGCGGAGACCGAGCTCATCCCCTGCCCCAGAGTAGCCCTCATTGCTGAGCGGCCTCATGTCTCTCATCCGTTGCCAAGTGCCACATGATATAGAGGCCAAGAAATGATGGATGATGAGCTGCTGTCGCTGTTGGGCTATTAGATTTGCCTGATGACAAGCTGCAAAAGGTGTGCTGTATTTACTCAGAGAAAGCTGCTGCTTACGCTGGGTTTCATTGTGGAAGAAAAGGGAAGCACCTTCGCAGGGAAAGATTGGCGCAAACCCACCTCTAATGGGGGCAGTGAAAAGAACGCGATAATctagggagaagagagagaagagactTAGTGTTTGGATCATATGTCACTGTGTGTATACTTGAATGCATTATTGGTACTTTACTGCACAGTAATCCATAAAACGCAGTGGTACTCCACTCAAGATCCTAGAGCTACAATATAGCCTTGGGAAGAAAAGCTAGATGCTAGCCAAAGCCTAAAGGCACGTACGAGTTCTTAGGTCATTTACTGTCTGCATTTTATACGTAAGAAATGAGATATTTAGTGTCTAACTTGCAGCCAATCTGCATTCAATCTTTGCTTGAAATCTCAAAGGCGCAGAACATTTAGTTGATGACTTTTATTGCCTTACATAAAGTTCGACACCAAGaaaagatccatataatcttTCCTTCGTAGTTGAATCATTATTGGACCTGTCATTATTAGTTGTGGTATCAGCGCATTCATAAAGAATGAGACTCGGCTCCAAGTAGTCTCCGCCGCTGATGGTGAATAGGCGATGCAATACGTCGAACACCTGACGAGATGCACTCTCTCGCCCGTAGTTCCGGTGGCGTCACTGCCACCATAAGAAGTGCGAAGCCCTTCGTCCACCCTGATGGCGCGAAGCCTTCGGTTGCAGCGAAGATGTAGCTGATGATAAGCGCAGGCAACAACAACGGACCAAAGTTGACGTCCATCTCCATGCTCGTCTCGGAAGCCTGAGACGAACATTCTTTTGAGATTCCCTTAATGCGAGGAAGAAGGTAAATGCTTGCGGGTGTGAGGGCTGTCGCCTCATCCACAACTTGCGGAGTTCCATGCTGTCTCTCTCGTGGCTTCAATTTGTTTATCCGGACAATGAATTATGTTTCTTGTGGTCTCTTTGTCTTCTCAGATCGATCACATGGCTCGTGTACTTCCTGCTCGAAGTGGGGGATCGAATAACATGGTGTTATCTTGATCACATGATTTCTATGTTGGTATGAATCACATGATTAAATGAAGACTAATATGTGACATGATAGTATTTTCGGATAATAAACACTTTCTATACACTATCATAACAAAAACTACTATTGAAACTACATTAATTGGTCTAATAGTATGTCCATTTCATATATGATGTAAGAAAAATGTTCTCTTAAAATTTAAAGAACcaatattttcttgacttgtaaATCAATTAAGTTGTTGACATCAAAGTTTTTAGTCTCGTATTATATCGACTCGGTATGTCATGATACCAACGTACGGAGCGAtacatctaatatatatataaaacagttcaaatttatctaaaaaaaaaaaatattatgataggatttttaagttagaaataaatatacatttagtatagttttcataaaattaatataaaaataaaatcacatatttttttcgggctttgagtagCCTTATACAATGTTCATAATTTCAATTTGTTTCATAtcgtccttccgttaatattaaattatctatagaaaatttatttgaattattatattattttatatacaacttaaactttaatattcaaataaattaagtaaTCAGATATACCTGATTCTACTACTAAAGACAATAATGGACCTCCACAAGTGATAGATTGGGATCATCgatcatatatatctatatatcaatttgatatgcttATCAGATCTAATCATAAAATTGATCATTCGACATAATGTATTAATATATTGTATGTCATTGGTATATCAATGTGATGATGATCATAGGTTGAACATCGTGAATCTATAAATCGTTGCTTTGTAAaatttaggagagtgaaaatataataataagagAGAAGTTGCGAGTAAAAATGAGTTTGAAAGAATTTAAGAGAGTGTTGAAGCGTAATAGATTGAAAGAGGAGAGTGGAAAGAGTTTAAAAATCTTTTAGGATGCCTCCaatgattaaaattgattatTTGAAAATCATTATCAATCGATAATGATTGATTTTGATCGATAACACTCGGTATAAGTTGATAATGGTTAAAATTTTAAGCGTTATCACTCGATATAATCCTATATCGGGCAACAGTGAACGATTCGCATATTGATAAATTAACAGACAAGTATCTATCACCAGTATCGAGTGATATGGTATGAAATTAAAAATCCTACTTAGATATTCTTTTTCCAAATTGATCACCTTCCTAATGTTACATAGTTATGGGCTAATCAAATTAATAACTCAATTATTCTATGGAATCGTACCATGACAAATCAACGTGATGTTTAATCTCACATTTTTAAAAGTGAGTAAAAAACATGAATTAATCTATAAAAATTTGATGAGCGTATCAccataaaattgagtttaaataTAGTAGCAGTGGTGATTGATGCAATATGATAATAACATTAACATCGTATTTTTAatccaaaaatatttttaaattgaaATAAATTAGATGCTGGGAACATGCGATCATGCATGACATAATGTTGTTAACAAGGATGAGGACGCTATTCCAAATATTGCTAGCGAGGTTCGTGTGAAAACGCCTTCGACCACTGGGACTTGGCTGCTAAAGCCAGAGTAAGCGAAATCGCCGCCAAGAGCCGTCCTCCTTGAAGGGCAATCCTACTTTTCTTGGATCACTGGTACAAGGAACGCATCCCGCGTATCTGAGGCGTTCTGGAGGCGATTCCCGTCCGGAAGGTGGGTTTTACGGCAAATTCCTCTCTAACGCCTCGGATTTGGGGGGTGATTCCTGAGCGGCGATTTCTTTTGGGTGGAGTCCCTGGTTGAGATTGATGGGAAGGAAGATGTTCTGTTGAGGACCAGCGAACAGATCGTATTGCTTGCTTCCGCGACTTGATGTTCGTCGGTCTCGCCATCGGACGTTGGATTTGCAAAGGTAACCGATGAAGTATCAAACTTGTAGTCCTTGGTTTTAGGTTGTTGATCCGTAATGTGATTTGACTAAGACTACATGGGATTAGACCGAGGGTTGAGTTTTTGCTGGCCCTCCAGATCCAGTAGTTTTAATTAAACTGCCTTTATCTGATGTCTTTATCTTGCAACTAATGCAATTGATATGCTTCCTTTTGATCCAGACTAAAAGAAGGTCAGGGCTTTCAATTTAAGAAGGCAAATTAAGAGAGGACAGATGTTGAGAACTCAAACGTGGGCTTAGATGAGATGAGGGATGTTTGCGAAATTGATGAACCTATTGAAGGCCTGCTGGCGGCCATCATCACACAAATATGCCCACACAGGCTCTGATGTGGTTGGTTGGCAGGATGGGCTTCTCTGGTACAAGGACAGCGGGCAGCATGTTTACGGTGAGTTCTCCATGGCTGTGGTACAAGCTAACAACTTGCTTGAAGACCAGAGCCAGATCGAGTCAGGACCTTTGAGCTCACTTGAATTTGGACCATACGGGACTTTTGTTGGGGTTTATGATGGGCATGGTGGTCCAGAGACTTCCCGTTATGTCAATGATCATATCTTCCAGCACCTAAAGAGTAAGTTCTTAACTTGCATTACTCAATctcatttttaaacattaattattGCTCAATTAATTGGTACTTCAGTCTTGCTTGGACAGGAAAATATGTTGCTCATTTAGAAGATAGTTATATCGCCATCATATGGATTTCTTATATGAATTTTTGTTGAAAACCTTGTATACAATTTTATGGCGATTAAATGGGTAGTTAGTTTCCTCAATTCCCAAGCAAGCTCTTATCTGGATTTACATAGAGGGTAACCAATGTTGTATTGTCTGTCAAGTAACTCAGTTGCAACTAGCTTTATCTGCTGTCTAGGATTGTTATAATGATGCCAAGAACTAATTATATGAAtaacgaaattgtttctttttcagTTGGGTTATGCTGCTTCTTGGAAGTcgctaatccattttttcttcttcttgcattatgttttaagtcatgaatatctaATGCATCATATCTCAATTCTCTTCTCCTACCATCTATTAGAATCTTATTCTGATTTGCTGCTAGTTCTCAAGTTATTGTAATGCAGATGTATGCATGCATTTCAGTGGCATCATTTAATATCTTTAATATAGTTTGTACGTTGTAGTTATTAGGACCTATTTGATTGAAGTGGTTGTGTTGGCAGGATTTGCAACAGAGCAGGAGTTGATGTCGGCTGATGTAATACGAAAGGCATACCAAGCAACTGAGGAAGGATTTACCTCCCTGGTGACCAAACAATGGCCTGTAAAACCTCAGATTGCAGCTGTCGGCACGTGTTGTCTGGTTGGTGTAATCTGTGGTGGTATGCTACATATAGCTAATCTTGGGGACTCCCGTGTTGTTTTAGGGAGAGTTGTCAAAGCAACTGGAGAAGTTTTGGCTGTGCAATTGTCAGTTGAGCACAACGTAGGAATTGAGTCTGTGCGACGAGAGTTGCAGTCAATGCATCCCGATGATAAACAAATTGTTGTTATGAAGCATAATGTTTGGCGTGTGAAGGGCCTAATCCAGGTGCATATCatatttgtgtgtgtatatatatgcatgtgcCATCTGTGGGTTTAATTTTCATACATAAGATAAATTATTTTCTTAAACATTACTTACTATCTATATATGCTTCACCCAAATTTTCACAAGAATATGTATAATCAGTATAAGGGGACTTATTGGACACTTTAGTTGCGCTACGTGCGTGCAACCTACCAAGCATTACTTTGGTAAAAAACACACTTGGAATTTTCTCAATGGCCACTCCATGTGGCAATTTAGTTAGTTTTGCTTAGAGATTAAGTACATAAACATGTTAAGTAAGATAGTTTTCATGTTTCTCTGCCTAAGATATGTTTCCATGAGAAAGGAATTAAGTGGAAACATGTGTTGTTACTTGTTAGGTGGTAGAGTCATAAATGCAATTCATATCTTCAAATTGAACTACATGAAAAATAAGCTATTATGAAAACATGGAAAAAATTGTATTTAAGgtcaaaatatattaattaaacaactgaaattttaaatttaaacacTATGCACAATAACATTGACTTTCTTAATAAGAATTTCAAAGCTCACTATTGCTTTGATCATTTCAGAGCTTAAAAATGTACAAAGAGAGTAAGCCACTAAGAATGCTCATTAGTAATATAAGTAATTCTGGTATTTCTTATGTATCCTTCTTGTGAATTGTGATATTAAATTTTATTCAGAACCAATGGAGAGATGCATAACGATTGAAAAATTGAATTCATATCATTGTTATGGCTGGCTGACCCTCCCCAAATCTTGCTTTGGGCGGAAGCCTTGTGGATGGGGTTTTTCCTTGTTTTAAGATAATATTTATATAGTATTGTCATCGGACTTTAATTCCATTATGGACTTAGAGGCAAATGTCTTGGTGATGAATTTTACATACAGGATTAGTATTTTTTTTGCCATCATGTTTTACAATCATTTTTGCCATGCTTTTTCTAGAACTCCATATTATTCTTTTGACATCTGATAAAATATGATATTGCATAGGTTTTGCAGTCTTTGTTGCTAA comes from Musa acuminata AAA Group cultivar baxijiao chromosome BXJ3-3, Cavendish_Baxijiao_AAA, whole genome shotgun sequence and encodes:
- the LOC135632674 gene encoding probable protein phosphatase 2C 60 — protein: MFAKLMNLLKACWRPSSHKYAHTGSDVVGWQDGLLWYKDSGQHVYGEFSMAVVQANNLLEDQSQIESGPLSSLEFGPYGTFVGVYDGHGGPETSRYVNDHIFQHLKRFATEQELMSADVIRKAYQATEEGFTSLVTKQWPVKPQIAAVGTCCLVGVICGGMLHIANLGDSRVVLGRVVKATGEVLAVQLSVEHNVGIESVRRELQSMHPDDKQIVVMKHNVWRVKGLIQISRSIGDVYLKKAEFNREPLHVKFRLREPFKKPILSSVPSITVQPLQPQDQFLIFASDGLWEHLNNQEAVNIVQKNSHSGSARRLVKAALQEAAKKREMRYSDLKKIDRGVRRHFHDDITVIVVFLDSNLVSRANSLRGPSLSVRGGGINVPHKSLAPWTTPTEASAVDLQHDGIHSE